AGCTCGACCGGTTCATGTTCAACATCAAGGTCGGGTATCCCACCGCGAGCGAAGAGGAGCAGATCCTCACGTCGACCACGCGGCAAGAGAAACCCGAGGTGCGGAAGATCCTCTCGTCGCGTGCGATTCTCAACCTGCAAAAGCTCGTCGGCTCGGTCGCTGTGAGCGAGTACATCATCAAGTACGTCGCCGCGCTCGTGCGGGCGACGCGGCCGAAGGATGAAAAGGCGCCAAAATTCGTCCGCGAATGGGTCGACTGGGGCGCCGGCCCGCGTGCCGGGCAGTTCCTCATCTACGGCGGCAAGGCGCTGGCGGCGATGGACGGTCGGTTTGCGGTGGCAGTGGAAGACATTCAGAAAGTGGCCGTGCCAGTGCTGCGGCATCGCGTGAGCACGAATTTTCAAGCGCAAGCTGAAGGGGTCACGAACGAGGATGTGATCGCGAAGCTGCTCAAGGAAATCCCGACGCCGGAAATTCCGAAGTACGGGAGTTAGCGCGAAGTGGCCGCCGTCGAAAAATATCTGAAGCCGGAAGTGATCCGCCAGATCTCGCGGCTCGACTTGCGCGCGCAGTTTATCGTGAAAGGCTTCATGCAGGGCCTGCATGCTAGTCCGTTTCATGGCTTCTCGGTCGAGTTCAGCGAGCATCGCAAATACACGCAGGGCGATAACCCGCAGGATATCGATTGGCTCGTCTACGCCAAGACTGACAAGTATTACGTCAAAAAGTTTGAAGCCGAGACAAACATCACCGGCTACCTGGCGATGGATCTCAGCGGGTCGATGGCGTACCGCTACCAGAAAGAGTTGTCGAAGTTCGAGTACGCCACCTGCATCGCTGCGGCGCTCTGTTACTTGATGGTCCACCAGCAAGACCCTGTCGGGCTGGTGACCTTCGGCGAGAAGATCATCGACGTGCTGCCGCCGAAGTCGAAGCGTCAGCAGATCGGCAACGTGCTGTCGCACCTTGCACGCCTCAAGCCGCGGGCGAAGACTGACATCGCCACCAGCCTCATCCAACTCGCGGCGATGCTGCGGCATAGCAGCCTGGTGATGATCTTCAGCGACCTGCTCGTCGATCCCGAACCGGTCCTCGCAGCGATGCGGCGCCTGAAACATGGCGGGCACGAAGTGATCGTGTTCCATGTGCTCGACCAAGCCGAGGTCGATTTCCCGTTTGATGGACTCGTGGAACTCCGCGATCCCGAAACGCATGAGCGGATTCAAGTCGACGCCGACGGATTTCGGAAAGATTATTTGAAGGCGATCGGCGAATTCCGCGAAACGTACAAACGCGAATGCGCGAAAAGCCGCATCGACTACCTACCGCTCCACACCGGCATGCCGTTCGACAAGGCGCTGATGGAGTATTTGTTGAGCCGACGGAATATGGGGTAACAGGCAAAATGACGAATGACGAAGCCAGAATGACGAATGGGGGACGCATGCGATCACCGCGAATCATTCGTCATTCGTCATTCGTCATTTAGGCATTGCAACCATGGGTTTCCTCACGCCACTGCTGTTAGGAGGCATCGCGCTCGTCGCGATTCCCGTGGCGCTCCATCTCGTCATGCGGCAGAAGCCGCGTGAGATGACCTTTCCGGCGTTGCGGTTCGTCAAGCAGCGGCGCGATTCGAATCGGCGACGCATGAAGCTGCGGCATTGGCTGCTGCTGGCGCTTCGCTGCCTGCTGATCGCCGGGATCGCCGCCGCCCTCGCGCGACCGACGCTGCAGGGCTCTGGCTTGCGAGGCAAGGACAACGCCCCGCTCGCGGTGAACCTTGTCGTCGACAATTCGCTGCGGATGGAATACATCCATCAAAACGAGTCGCGGCTCGACAAGGCGACGCAGTTCGCGCTCGAACTCGTTGAAAAACTTCCCGAAGATGCAATCGTCGCTGTCACCGATCTCGGCCGCGCCGCGCACGGGTACGCCCCCGATCTTACCGCCGCCTCATCGCGACTACAAAACCTGCGGCCGACCGCGGAAGCGAAGCCGCTCGTCGACGCCGTGCTCGAGTCGATTCAACTCGCCGCCGAGCAAGAAGATCGTCGCCAAGAAGTCTTCGTCTTCACCGACTTGTCGCAAGGCGCCTGGAACGACGACGGGGTGAAGGAAATCAACGAGGCGCTCGCCAAGGCGCCCGACGTGCGAATCTACGTCGTCGACTGCGGCGTCGCCGAACCGAAAAACGCCTCGCTTGGGGAACCTCAGCTGCGGCACAGCGTGCTGCGGCCGGGCGAAGCGCTCCACATCGAAACCGACGTGACGAGCAACCTGAAAGGCTCGCCGCCGCTCGTGGAGTTCATGCTCACCGACGCCGACGGCAAGCCACAGAAGAAGGCCGAGCGGTTCGTCGAGTTCGACGACCAAGGCCGCGGCCGGATGGTGTTCGAGATCCCAGAGTTGCCGCTGGGGACGCACCAGGGATCGCTTGTGCTCACGGCGAGCGATCCGCTGATGTTCGACAACGAACGTTATTTCACCGTCGAGGTGCGCCCGCCCGCGAAAACGCTGATCGTCGCCGAACAAAAAGACGACGCGATGTTCGTGGAGTACGCCCTTGGCGCCTCGCTGGGGGGCGCGAGTCGTTTTGACGTGACGGTGACGACGTTCGCCGACTTGGCGAAGACGCCGCTCGAAGGATTTAATTCCGTGGTGCTGCTCGATCCGGGCGCCCAGTCGACCGAGGTATGGAGCCAACTGTGGGACTTCGCATCAAACGGGGGCGGCGTGGGAATCTTCCTGGGGCACAACGCGATTGACCACCTTGATTCGTTCAACGGCGATGCGGCCCAGCGGCTGCTGCCCGGGAAGCTGAAGCGTGTCGCGCACGCCGATACTTACTTGCGGCCGCAACGACTCGACCATCCAGCGCTCGCGGGGCTGAAAAACGAGGCCGAGGGCATTCAGTGGCAATTCAGCCGAGTCTTTAGCTATTGGACTTTTGATAAGCCTAGCAATCCCAGCTCAGACGCATACGTCATCGCCAACTTTGCGAACGACAAACCAGCCTTCATCGAACGCCCGGCCGGCCGTGGCCGCGTGCTCGTTTCGACGACGCCCTTCTCCGACTCGCTCGACCCCGTCGGCCGCGCTGCGTGGAACGTGTTGCCGGCGGAAGCGTGGCCCTTCATTGGCATCGTCGACCAACTTGTTGGCTATCTCTCGCAAGAAGGCGATGAGCGACTCGACTACCTGGCGGGCGAAGCGGCTCGCCTTCACCTGACGCAGCAGCAGCAAGTCGGCAGCTACGTGCTGCGGCTCCCCGATGGCGAGGCCGGCTCGCGCGTCGCCGCGACCGGCGGAGATGAACTAGCCATCAGCGTGACCGACGAACTCGGCAACTATCGCCTCACTGCCGGCGGAAAGTCGCAACGTCTCGACCGCGGCTTCAGCGTGAACGCGAACGCCAAGCTGAGCGACCTCGCTCGCTTCGATCCCGAGAAACTGACGGCCGCATTGCCGAAAGATCGCTTCCGCCTCGCCGAGAACTTGGAGATGGTGGAAGAATACGTCGACGTCGGCCGCTCCGGCCGCGAACTATTCCCTTGGGCGATCTGCCTGGTGGCGGTCATTTGGGGAACGGAGCACTTGCTGGCAAATCGATTTTATGGCGAAGGGAAGGACAAAGATTGAACCGCTAGACGCATTTTGTCAGTTGTCAGTGGTCCGTTGTCAGTTGCTTGCGATGGCGGCTCGCTCCAGGCGACAGCAGCAACTGACCACGGACAACGGACCACTGACTCCCCCTAACCAACGCCTTTAGCAGTTCAGCATTCATTCAAAAATGACCGGTTGGAGTTTCGATCCCGTTGGCAGCTGGTGGCTTGTGATGGCCGCGGCGTTGGCGCTTGCGCCGCTCTTGGCGATCGGGCCGTCGCAGCGGAAGCAATCGCTGCAGCGGCGGATGACGCTCACCGGCCTGCGGCTGTTGACGCTCATCCTGCTGCTGCTCGCCATGCTGCGGCCGGCGCTCGAAACTCGCACCACCCGCAAGCTCCCTGGCACGCTCGTCGTTCTTCCCGACTTGTCGCGGAGCATGTCGGTCGCCGACGCGACCGGCGGCAAGACGCGCTACGAGGCGATGCGCACGGCGCTTGCCGACTCCGCCAGCGAGTTCGCGGAGCTCGCCGAGTCGTGGGCCGTGCACGCCTACGGCTTCGGCCGCGATAGCGAGCCGCTGAAATTCGCCGCGGGCAAGTTCGACCTCCCCGCGGAACCAACCGGCCAGCAAACGGCGATTGGCGCCGCGATCGAAGACATCCTCGCCCGCGAAGCCCAGCAGCGGATCGTCGCGGTGGTGCTGCTGAGCGACGGCGCCCAACGGGCGTTCGCCCCGCGCGACATGCCGCCGCAAACCGCCGCCCGGCAGCTAGCCGGCGACGGCATCCCGCTCTACACGCTCGCCTTCGGCCAACCGTCGCTCGGCGAATCGAACGACCTGCGACTCAGCGATATGCTAGCGAGCGATGCGGTCTTCGCCGAAACGCCGACCACCGTCGAAGGCGTCGTCACCGCCGCCGGCTACAAGAATCAAACCGTGAAGGTGCAACTTCTGTGGGAGAACGCCGACCGCAAGCAGGAGCCGGTCGACGCCCAAACGATTCGCATCGAGCCGGGCAAAACGCGTTACCCTGTGCGGCTTAGCTACACGCCCAAGGCGCCGGGCGAGTACAAGGTAACGCTGCAGGTCGAATCGCCCGAAGGGGAATTGATCACCACGAACAACCAGCAGAGCACATTCATCACGGTCCTCAAAGGCGGCGTGCGGATTCTCTACCTCGCCGGCGCCGGGCGCGTCGGCGGCATGCCAGGCATCGAGCCCCGCTTCGTGCGCTCCGCCCTGGCCGCCAACCCCGACATGCATGTCGACTACGAGGCGATCAAGTACCAGCCGAATGAACTCGACATCCGCGATCAGCTCCGCGAAGAGAAGTACGACGTCATCTTGCTCGGCGACGTCGACGCCAGCGGCCTCAGCGCCCGCAGTTGGAGCGAAATGGCCAAGCAAGTGGAGCAAGGGATGGGCCTCGCCATGCTCGGAGGATTCCACAGCTTCGGCCCCGGCGGCTTCGCGAGCACGCCGCTGCAAGATGTGCTGCCGATTGAGATGAGCCGTACCGAACGACAGAGTTTCGGCGAACCGCCGCGAAAAGACGTCCATGTCCCCGGACCGATCAAGATGCTGCCGGTCCCGCTAAGCGGCGAGATCCATCCGATCCTCCGCATGCGCGACGGCGACCTCCAGCAGAACGAAGCGATTTGGCGCGAGCTGCCGGGGCTCGACGGCGCCAACAAGCTCGACCGCATCAATAAGAAGACCATCGCCAGCGTCATCGCCGAGGGGAACGACGGCAGCCGCTCGCCGCTACTGATCGTCTCACCCTACGGCGACGGTCGCTCGGCCGCGCTGGCCGTCGACTCGACCTGGCACTGGCAGATGGAAGGCTTCGGCGAAGTCCACCGCCGCTTCTGGCGGCAACTGGTGCTGTGGCTCGCCAAGAAAGACGACACCGGCGGCGAGCGGGTGTGGGTACGACTCGACCAACGGCGGTTCCAACAAGGAAGCCGCGTCGAGTTCAAAGTCGGCGCCGAGGATGCCCAAGGGGGCGTGCTCGACGGCGCCGACTTCAACGTCCAAGTCGAGAAGCCGGACGGCACGAGCGAAACGGTGCGGACGACCTCGCGCAACGGCGGCGCCATCGGTAACTTCACCGCCACCGAAAAGCCGGGCGACTACCGCATCGTCGTTGCCGCTCGCGACCAGGGCGAAACCGTCGGCAACGCGGCCGCGAGGTTCACGATCTCGGACCAGGACGTCGAACTCGACCAGCCCGCCGCGGAGCCGCTGCTGCTGGCCTCGCTCGCCCGCATCACCGCCGACGCCGGCGGCGCCGGACTCGCCCCCGAAGAACTGCCCGACCTGCTCGAAAAGCTGAAAGAGCGAGCCGACGAGTTCGAGGA
This sequence is a window from Lacipirellula parvula. Protein-coding genes within it:
- a CDS encoding AAA family ATPase, encoding MLQEFRQHRGIMQQELQKVIVGQDEVIEQIFAAIFTRGHCLLEGVPGLAKTLMVSTLARILDLGFKRIQFTPDLMPSDITGTNVLEEDEHGRRSFRFVEGPVFSNILLADEINRTPPKTQAALLQAMQEREVTVGQTTYTLPEPFFVIATQNPIEQEGTYPLPEAQLDRFMFNIKVGYPTASEEEQILTSTTRQEKPEVRKILSSRAILNLQKLVGSVAVSEYIIKYVAALVRATRPKDEKAPKFVREWVDWGAGPRAGQFLIYGGKALAAMDGRFAVAVEDIQKVAVPVLRHRVSTNFQAQAEGVTNEDVIAKLLKEIPTPEIPKYGS
- a CDS encoding DUF58 domain-containing protein, encoding MAAVEKYLKPEVIRQISRLDLRAQFIVKGFMQGLHASPFHGFSVEFSEHRKYTQGDNPQDIDWLVYAKTDKYYVKKFEAETNITGYLAMDLSGSMAYRYQKELSKFEYATCIAAALCYLMVHQQDPVGLVTFGEKIIDVLPPKSKRQQIGNVLSHLARLKPRAKTDIATSLIQLAAMLRHSSLVMIFSDLLVDPEPVLAAMRRLKHGGHEVIVFHVLDQAEVDFPFDGLVELRDPETHERIQVDADGFRKDYLKAIGEFRETYKRECAKSRIDYLPLHTGMPFDKALMEYLLSRRNMG
- a CDS encoding vWA domain-containing protein, producing the protein MGFLTPLLLGGIALVAIPVALHLVMRQKPREMTFPALRFVKQRRDSNRRRMKLRHWLLLALRCLLIAGIAAALARPTLQGSGLRGKDNAPLAVNLVVDNSLRMEYIHQNESRLDKATQFALELVEKLPEDAIVAVTDLGRAAHGYAPDLTAASSRLQNLRPTAEAKPLVDAVLESIQLAAEQEDRRQEVFVFTDLSQGAWNDDGVKEINEALAKAPDVRIYVVDCGVAEPKNASLGEPQLRHSVLRPGEALHIETDVTSNLKGSPPLVEFMLTDADGKPQKKAERFVEFDDQGRGRMVFEIPELPLGTHQGSLVLTASDPLMFDNERYFTVEVRPPAKTLIVAEQKDDAMFVEYALGASLGGASRFDVTVTTFADLAKTPLEGFNSVVLLDPGAQSTEVWSQLWDFASNGGGVGIFLGHNAIDHLDSFNGDAAQRLLPGKLKRVAHADTYLRPQRLDHPALAGLKNEAEGIQWQFSRVFSYWTFDKPSNPSSDAYVIANFANDKPAFIERPAGRGRVLVSTTPFSDSLDPVGRAAWNVLPAEAWPFIGIVDQLVGYLSQEGDERLDYLAGEAARLHLTQQQQVGSYVLRLPDGEAGSRVAATGGDELAISVTDELGNYRLTAGGKSQRLDRGFSVNANAKLSDLARFDPEKLTAALPKDRFRLAENLEMVEEYVDVGRSGRELFPWAICLVAVIWGTEHLLANRFYGEGKDKD
- a CDS encoding glutamine amidotransferase, whose protein sequence is MTGWSFDPVGSWWLVMAAALALAPLLAIGPSQRKQSLQRRMTLTGLRLLTLILLLLAMLRPALETRTTRKLPGTLVVLPDLSRSMSVADATGGKTRYEAMRTALADSASEFAELAESWAVHAYGFGRDSEPLKFAAGKFDLPAEPTGQQTAIGAAIEDILAREAQQRIVAVVLLSDGAQRAFAPRDMPPQTAARQLAGDGIPLYTLAFGQPSLGESNDLRLSDMLASDAVFAETPTTVEGVVTAAGYKNQTVKVQLLWENADRKQEPVDAQTIRIEPGKTRYPVRLSYTPKAPGEYKVTLQVESPEGELITTNNQQSTFITVLKGGVRILYLAGAGRVGGMPGIEPRFVRSALAANPDMHVDYEAIKYQPNELDIRDQLREEKYDVILLGDVDASGLSARSWSEMAKQVEQGMGLAMLGGFHSFGPGGFASTPLQDVLPIEMSRTERQSFGEPPRKDVHVPGPIKMLPVPLSGEIHPILRMRDGDLQQNEAIWRELPGLDGANKLDRINKKTIASVIAEGNDGSRSPLLIVSPYGDGRSAALAVDSTWHWQMEGFGEVHRRFWRQLVLWLAKKDDTGGERVWVRLDQRRFQQGSRVEFKVGAEDAQGGVLDGADFNVQVEKPDGTSETVRTTSRNGGAIGNFTATEKPGDYRIVVAARDQGETVGNAAARFTISDQDVELDQPAAEPLLLASLARITADAGGAGLAPEELPDLLEKLKERADEFEEEIVETLTLWDSWPVLVSFVGLLSAEWFLRKRWGLV